The Syntrophorhabdaceae bacterium DNA window TCAAGCTTTGTCTCACCAGGACCTCTTGTGCCTATACGGCCTGTTATCCTTGAAAAGGCAGTGTTTATGCTTGCAAGTCTTGGTAATATATATCTCAATTGTGCAAGTTCAACCTGTATCTTTGCCTCATTTGTCTTTGCCCTCTGGGCAAATATATCAAGTATGAGTTGGTTGCGGTCAATAACATTCAATTCTGTTATGGATGATATATTGTTTATCTGGCCGGGGGTTAATCCTTCATCAAAGACAATGAGGTCTGCGCCAAGCTGCTGGCACTTCATTATCACCTCTTCCATCTTGCCTTTACCTATAAGATAGGTAGGATGTAGTTCCTTTGGCCTCTGGATCACCGTGTCAAGGACCGATATGCCTGCTGAATAGCAGAGATCTCTTAACTCTGCCAGATTATCTTCGGGAATCTTTTTTGAACCAGGAGAGACAACGCATATAAGGACTGCCTTCTCTTTCTGGTCATCCAGTTGATGGAGTCTACCCCTTTCCCTTACAAACTCATTTTCAAGCTCTGTGATAAATTCTATAAAGTCGAGATTTAGGCTATTTATATCTATAGGGCCTATAAAATCCCATGCCTTTTGTTTCTTATTGGCAGGTATGAGGTAAGCTATATGGATTGAACCAGGCACAGAGCCTTTTATGTCTGTTAAGCAGGCTATCAAATCCAATTGCAACAATGCCAAATCTGTTAGGTCCTCTTTTGTGAGAAGCTCATTATTTAAATGGGTATGAATAAACCTTAAACCCCTGAACCTCGCCCTGCCCACACGTTCTGTGGCAAGTTTTGGTATCTCTATCCTGTTTCTGTCGCCTATTACCACATATTCTATGATACCCCTGCGGTTTATAAGGATGCCTACCTGTCTTGATATCTCTAAGGCAATCATTGTTAAGGATAATGCAGCATCATAGGTGATAATACTGGATGGCTCTATTCTTTTATGATAAAGCTTTAGGAGTCTTCTTTTGATGAGGTGATTTAAGCCTGTTATATTGCCGTATAGTTCTATATTTTTACCCCTTGTTCAAAAGTCCTTTGAAAACATTATGCATATGACATATCCTTTTGTTTTTCCTTTAAATATGCCATACCGAGCTGACCGCATGCACCGTTTACATCTGGGCCCCTTGAATTTCTTATAATTACCGTCAAGCATTTATTGACCAGATATGAATGAAACTCATCTATTGTCTTTTTATCAGGGGTTTTAAAGGAAGAATAGGGCGATTCATTAAAAGGTATAAGGTTGATCTTGCAAGGTATTTTTTTCAATAGTTCATAAAGCATCTTAGCATCATCAAGGGAGTCATTGAAACCTTTTATGAGGACATATTCAAATGTAATGCGTTCCCTTGGGCTTGACTTGTAATGGCGCACAAAATCTAATATATCCTTTATGGGATATAAACGATTTATGGGCATAATCTCGGTCCTTTTCTGTTCACTGGCAGCATTTAGGGATATGGCAATGCCTGCCATGCCCGGCTTTATACTTCTTAATCCTCCGAGTATACCTACAGTAGATATGGTGATCCTTCTTCTGGAGAAGTCAAGGCCAAGGGGTTCTTTCATAATCTCTATAGCCTTTACCACATTATCAAAATTATCCATTGGTTCGCCCATACCCATAAAAACAATATTGGTTATCCTCTCAGAAGAGATGCCATTATCTTTGAGGGATTTGCTCAGGTATCTTTTTACACCCATTACCTGGCCTATTATTTCATGGGTCTCAAGATTTCTTATAAAACCAATCTTTCCTGTAACGCAGAAGCTACACGCCATCCTACATCCTATCTGGCTCGATATACAGAGGGTCAATCTCTTTTTTTCAGGTATGAGGACGCTCTCTACGATTTTATCGTCCACAGTTCTAAAAGAAAATTTAATAGAACCATCTGCAGATTCAAGACATTCAAATAATTGAAGGGAATCCATGCTAAACATGTCTTTAAATAAAACCCTTAAGTTTTTCGGTATATTATCCATCATGGAAAAATCAAATATACCTTTATTGTAAACCCAGCCGTATATCTGCCTTGCCCTATATCTTTCCTTGCCTGTGCCGCTTATGGCATCTTCCAATTCTTTCAAGGTCAGTCCGAAAAGATTAAGCATTTAATATCTTTCCTATTTTTTTATTATATTGGCATTTAAAATTTTTCAAAGTCACAATTCATTATAAACAAAATTCTCATAAAGCACAACCGAGGTCTTTACTGATTGATGATTAATTTCAGTTAAGCTTGACATAATTTTTACTGTTTGTTATATGATAAAAACATATTTTGGATATCAAAAGAGACCTAAAGTTCTATGTTTTGGGATAAATTTTGACCCTTGTTGTTTAAGTTATCTAAATTTTGAAAAAATAGAAAGAATTAAAATATTTTGAGCATGAAACTAAATACCTTTATAAAATTTCATAAGGGTATTATTAAAGCATACAAATAACAAAAGGAGAGATATGTCTACCCTTATAGAGGACACCATAGCCATAGAAAAAGAGGCGAATTCAATTTTGGAACATGCTCGTATGGAGGCAAAACAGATAGAAAAGGAATGTGAGAGTAAAATAGATATATATAGAAGAGAAAAGATGGCAGAGATGAACAAAATGATTGCCGAATTTGAAAAAAAGGCAGAGGAAGATTATAAAAAAAGCCTTTTTCAATATGAAGATGAGTTAAAAGAGACCATAAATAGAATAGAAAATATACCCGATGATATTTTAAACAGACAGATCGAGCTTATTCTTGCAAGATTACAAGGTGCTTAGAGCTATATCATGGCAATAGAGTCATTAAAAAAAATAACCATTATTACCACAAGACAGGCACATAGACGTCTTATTAAATCCATAAACAAACTGGGTGTTATGGAGGTGATGGACGTTCATGGCACCCTCCAAGATGATGTCCCCTTCAAACCTATGAAGATAAATACTGCAGAGGCAGACAACAATCTCAATAAAATAGATTTTATTCTTAACATGATGAATACCTTTGCACCTGAGAAAGATAGTTTTGTAAAGAGTCTAACCCCTGTTCCTATAGTGACAACTGAAAAAGAGATAGACCAGGTTCTCCAGAATTACAATCTTGATAAAAATTATAAATATGTAGTAGAACTCGACGAGATATATAGAAATTCCGAGAGGATTATATCTGAGGTGGAAGCTGAGCTTGAAGAGCTTAGACCTCTTTCTGACATACCTGTTGACCTGGAGAGTATATATTCCACCAAATGGATTACTATAAATATAGGCTATGTCCCTGCTAAAAATCTGGATCTTTTAAATGAAAAAGACGAACCTTGGGTCTGGGCAGTATGGGAACCACTCCCTAATGATAATGAAAAGGCTGTTTCAGGAAGGGATAAAGGGGATGCAAAGATTAAGATGGTTTTTGCATACCTAAAGAGGGACGCAGACGAGGTTAAAAGAGGTCTCGACGATATTGGATTTGAAGAGATACAATTACCTAAAAGAAGAGAAAAGGCGATAGAGCGTATATATGAGCTTGAGGCTGACTTGGAGCAATATAAGAAAAAGATTGATGATGTATCAGGAAAGGTGAGGGTTTTAGTTCAGGGAGAAGGGCCAATAGAGGGCAGAAGACCACTTCTTATCCTCAAGGCATACTGGACGAATATTAGAAATAGACAGATTGCTGCCATGAAAGGCATGGAAGGTAAATGGGTCTATATAATCAGTGGTTATATAAGGGAAAAGGATATAGATAGATTTAATTCCACAATAAAGAAGGAATTCCCTGAGTCTGTAGTGACCATAGATGACCCTGCATCTGACGAAGACGTGCCGGTAAGCATCTCTGTTCCATATATTATGAAACCTATACAGCTCCTTACAGAGATGTTTGGCCTACCTCCTTATAGGAGCTTTGACCCAACCCCCTTCATGCAGATCAACTTTTATGTCTTTTTCGGCATATGTTTTAGTGACGTATGCTACGGTATAATGCTTGCTATGCTGGGCGCATATCTCAATAGCAAGACAAGGGAATATACAGGTGTGAACAATCTTTCCCGTATCCTTCTCTATGGAGGCATAAGCAGTATTATTTTCGGTGCTATTACAGGCTCTTGGTTTGGAGACCTTTATAAACCCGAGTATTTAGGTGATGGAAATTTGCTTTTGCGCTTGCAACAGAGGTTTGTCCTTATTGACCCTATGGGTAAGACCATCATTGCTCTTATCATTGCCCTTGGATTAGGTGTCTTAAATCAGTTCTTTGGTATTACTTTAAAGATGTATGGTGCTTACAAAAAGAGGGATTTTATAGGTATCTTTTCTGATGGCATATGCTGGATTATCACACTAACAGGGCTCCTTCTTATGGCAGGCAAGGTGTTTGCAGATATCCCCTCTGCCATCTTGAATACAGGTATTGTTTTATTTATTTTGGGTGCATTAGGATTGATCTTCACTCAAGGCAGGGCAATAAAGAGCCTCCCAGGGAGGATAGCCGGCGGTATTGTAAGCCTTTATGGGATTGTGGGTAGTTATGGAATTACTGCATTTATAGGAGACACACTTTCCTATTGTCGTTTGCTTGCCCTTGGGTTGACTACATCTATTGTAGCTATGGCATTCAATCTCATGGCAGGGATGTTAAAGGATATACCTTATGTGGGAATGGTTCTTTTTGTAATAGTCCTTGCCATAGGCCATATATTTAATTTTTTGATAAGTGCTTTAGGGGCATTTGTCCATTCCATGAGACTCATCTTTGTAGAGTTTTTTGGTAGGTTCTATGAGGGAGGAGCAAGACAATTCCAGCCCCTTGGTTTTGATACGAACATGTGTATTATTAAGAAAACAGAATAGATTTCAAGGCCTTAATAAGATCTCCTGGAGGTCTTAAAATGAATTATGGAGGAGAAAGAGATGTTACCTGAATGGATTGAGCTGGGAAGAGGTCTATGTTATGGTGGCGCAGGGCTTGCCTTTGGCTTGGCAGGTGCAGGTTCTGCATGGGGTATATCCATTGCTGTTCATCAATGTGCAGGTGTTCTTCGGGAAAAACCAGAGCTTTTCGGCAGGATGCTTGTTATGATTGCCCTTCCTGGGACCCAGGGTTTCTACGGTTTTATTGCTGCCATATTGATTATGACGCAAACTGGGCTAATAGGTGGTTCGGCAATCAAGATTACACTCGGCACAGGCCTTGCTATGTTTTTTGTAGGTCTTGGCTGTGGCATTGCCCAGCTTATCTCGGCAATCAAACAGGGCGAGGCATCAGCAGCAGGCATCTCACTCATTGCAAGAAGGCCTGAGGCAGCAGGCAGGGCAATACTATTTCCTGCCTTTGTGGAGACATATGCAGTTGTAGGGCTTCTTGCAACGGTTCTTTTCATTATATTTCTTACCCAGCCCCTCGCACTGAAGTTTTTAGGGCAGTAAAAGTATGTGGTTGAGCCATGGGACTAGAACAGATTCGTGAAGTAGTTCTAAAAGAGGCAAAAAGGGACGCAGAAAGCATGGTAGAGACTGCCAATAAGCATGCCAAAGCCCTTTTTAATAAAAAAAAGCAGGAGATAGATGAGGAGTTTGAGAGGCTATATAGGGCAAAAACTGATGCTATAATCGAGGAGTTTAATCGTAAGCTCATTCAGTTTAAGGGGGCTGCCAATAAACATATTCTTGAGAAAAGGAATCATCTTATAGATGCCATATTTGAAAAGGCAAGGGAAAGGATACTCAATCTAAAAGAGGAAGAATATGGTTCTTTAATGGCATCTATATTAGAAAAAATTGTTCAGGACACAAAGGGGAGTATAAGGGTTCATAAGGATGATATGGAGATATTCAAAAAGGTTTTATTGAAGATAAACGAGAAGAGGACAGAGGAAACAAGTATTGTGCTTGATGGGACATCTTTACTTTCAGAGAGGGGTGGCTTTATTTTTGTGGCAGATGATTATGAGGTTGACCAGACCCTAAATCTTATACTTAAAGAAATAAAAAAGGATATGCTCCCTTTTATAGCTAAGGAATTATTTACCACAAAGGTGTAAATTGATACCGAGAATAAAAAACAGATCTAATTGGGGGTTTGTCTCAGGTAGGATAAGTGTCCTCGAGTCAGGATTTCTACCCAAAGAGTTTTTTTTAAATATGATAAACACTGAAAAGGTAGATAATGTCATAGCCCTCCTTCAGGAAACATTTGTGAAAGACTATATTACCCCTGGGGCTATGTGGCTTGGAGAGGACTTAGGGACAATCTTTGACAGGTGTTTCAATGATATGGCATTTTCCATAAGGGGAGATTGTCCTGTTTCATTACCTGTAGATATTTTTCTTATCAAGAATGATTACCTGAATCTGAAGGCAGCCATGACAGGGAAAAAGTCATTTGTATTCCCTCCATGTCTTTTTTCTATTGATATGCTTTCTTCTATTGCCGATGGTGATTATAGTGACCTGCCTCCTTCATTTAAGGAATCACCTGAGTGGTCAGGCACAGAGATATTCGATATCAGCCCGGGCAACCTGGATATAATGCTTGATGGTGCATACCTCAGGCACCTTCTTTTTTTCTCCAGACAAACAGAATCAGAATTAATAAAGAAATATATACACTACAGGGTTATATCCCACCTTATCATAATCCTTTGGAGGGCATTGAACCAGGGCATATCATTAAAGAGGTATCAGCAGTATCTCCCTCCTTTGGGTGATTTTACCCATTTAATAGATGAGCTTGCAGGGATTGGAGGCATAGAAAATTGGAGGTCTATAATAGGAGGGGAGGTAGGGGAATTATTGTTTGAGTGTTGTGAATATGAAGAGATAGATAACATATCTGTTTTTGATTATAGGGTAATGAATTATCTTTCAAGGCTTGCCCATGATGGGGCATATCAGACAGCAGGGCCTGAGAGGGTATTAGCATTTATCTTGGGATTTTCAATAGAGATCCAGAATCTCAAATTAATAGTCACCGGTAGGATAAACAGGGTAGACCCTAATTTTTTAAAGAATAGATTAAAGGATTGTTATGTTTAAGGCCTTAGCAGTAGGCGAGAAGCATCTCATTATGGGTTTTAGGGCTGTGGGTTTTGAGATAGTTGAGCTTGAGGATAGAGCAAAGCTTTTGCATACACTTATTAATATATCTTCAGACCCGGATGTAGGGCTTGTAATTTTAACGGAGAGCATGGCTGAGGGCAATGAGGAGGCAATAAATGAGTTCCGCAACAGAAGCAGTGCTGTAATAACCCTCATCCCAACCCATGAAGGCAGTAAACATACAAGTTTTTTTATGGTGGGCAGGGCTGTTGAGCGTTCCATAGGCATAGATGTCCTTGGGAAGGATTTAAAATAATACCATTGAGGATTGAGTATGAGTGAGGTCAAAGGAGAGGTTATAAAGGTTTCTGGTCCTCTTGTGGTGGCCAGAGGACTTAGGGGCGCAAGGATGTATGAGATGGTCAGGGTAGGCGAGGATAGGCTCTTCGGTGAGATCATCGAGATAAAAGGTGATAGTTATTCCATCCAGGTCTATGAGGAGACCGAAGGTATAGGCCCTGGCCAGCCTGTATGGAGAACAGGAGAGCCTTTGAGCGTAGAATTAGGACCAGGGCTTATACGTTCCATCTATGATGGAGTCCAGAGACCACTCGATAAGTTATCTTTTGATTTTGGGGAATATATTGTCCGTGGGGCTGAAAGGCCTGCCCTGGATAGATCAATAAAGTGGGATTTTAAGGCATTGGCTAAGGTAGGAGATAGGGTAGAACCGGGTGATATACTGGGTAGTGTCAGGGAGAGCAATCTTGTAATCCATAAGATCATGGTTCCCCCTGGTGTCTTTGGGGTGATAAAAAATATAAAATCCATAACAGGGAATGTGGATGAGGTCATAGCAGTCATAGAGGGTGAAGATGGAGAGCACCACGTGACCATGGTGCAGAGATGGCCTGTAAGACAACCCCGTCCTGTGAAGAGAAAGCTCGTCCCTATTGAGCCCATGTTGACAGGCCAGAGGGTCATAGATATGTTCTTCCCTATTACAAAAGGAGGCACTGCCTGTGTCCCAGGTCCTTTTGGTAGCGGTAAAACAGTGGTTCAGCATCAGCTTGCCAAATGGGCAGATGCCCAGATAGTTGTATATGTGGGTTGTGGTGAGCGCGGCAATGAGATGACCGATGTTTTGATGGAGTTTCCCCATCTAAAAGACCCTCAATCGGGTGAGCCTCTCATGGAAAGGACCGTGCTTGTGGCTAATACATCAAACATGCCTGTAGCAGCAAGGGAGGCGAGTGTTTTCACAGGAATAGCCATAGCAGAGTATTACAGGGATATGGGTTATTCTGTAGCCCTTATGGCAGATTCTACAAGCCGATGGGCAGAGGCAATGAGGGAGATTTCAGGGAGGCTTGAAGAAATGCCCGGTGAAGAGGGTTATCCTGCATATCTCGGTTCTCGAATAGCAGGATTTTATGAACGGGCAGGTAGTGTAATATGCCTTGGTTCTCAAGAGAGAAATGGTGCAATTACAGTAATAGGTGCTGTATCTCCGCCTGGTGGTGACCTCTCTGAGCCTGTTGTGCAGGCCACGCTGAGGGTTGTTAAGGTCTTTTGGGGATTGGACGATAAACTTGCCTTTTCACGACATTTTCCTGCTATAAACTGGCTCACATCCTACTCTCTATACCAGGATATGGCAGATGAGTATTTGGATAAAAGATTTGATTCTCAATGGTCAGTGAACAGAAAAAGGGCCATGGAGATACTGCAAAGAGAGGCAGAGCTTGAAGAGCTTGTAAGGCTTGTGGGCATAGATGCTCTACCGCATGATGATAGACTCCTGTTACAGGCAGCAAAGATGATAAGGGAGGATTTTCTCCATCAGAATGCCTTTGATGATATAGATACATGCACATCTATTGAAAAACAATTCAGATTATTAAAGCTCATACTCCATTATTACGAGAAGATTAAAAAGTCATTCAAAGATGGTGCATCCCTTGTTGCATTAACAAAAATGGATGTCCTGGACGACATTGCCAGGGCTAAACTTATTCCTGAAGACGACCTTGAGCAGTTTGATATCATTGAGAAGAAGATAGATAACTCTATTGTTTTGTTAACATGGTGAGGTAGAGATGATAGGTATTGCAAGGGAGTATAAAACAGTTACAGAGATAGTTGGACCACTTATGATCGTTGAAGGTGTAGAAGGGGTGACCTACGGTGAACTGGCGGATATAAGGCTTCAAAATGGTTCTATGCGTAGGGGCAGGGTCCTTGAGGTGAGCGGTGACAGGGCTGTGGTCCAGGTCTTTGAGGGAACAAGCGGTCTTTCTCCACAGGATGTAAAGGTAAAATTTCTTGCCAAAGGCATGGAACTTGCTGTATCCATGGAGATGCTGGGCAGGGTATTTGATGGTTTCGGAAGGCCTATAGATGATGGGCCACCTATAATACCTGAAAAATATCTAAATATAAATGGAAGCCCCATGAACCCATTTTCCAGGGATTATCCCAATGAATTCATCCAGACAGGTATATCAACCATAGACCTCTTAAATACCCTTGTCAGGGGTCAGAAATTACCTCTTTTTTCAGGTTCAGGATTGCCCCATTCACGTCTTGCCGTTCAAATAGCAAGACAGGCAAGGGTTTTAAAAACCGGTGAAAGATTTGCCGTTGTCTTTGCAGCAATGGGTATTACCTTTGAGGAGGCAGAGTTTTTTATTGCCGATTTTAGAAGGACAGGGGCAATAGAACGTTCTGTTGTCTTTGTCAACCTCGCCGATGACCCGCCAATAGAAAGGATAGCCCTACCGAGAATGGCTCTTACTGCCGCAGAATACCTTGCCTTTGAAAAGGATATGCATGTCCTTGTTATCATGACAGACATTACAAATTATTGTGAAGCCCTCAGAGAGATATCTGCAGCAAGGAGGGAGGTGCCTGGAAGAAGAGGATATCCAGGATATCTCTATACCGACCTTTCTACCATATATGAGAGGGCAGGGAGAATAAAGGGCAAAAAGGGTTCTATTACCCAGATTCCAGTCCTTACCATGCCTGAGGATGATAAAACACATCCTATACCTGACCTTACAGGATATATAACAGAGGGACAGATTATAATACATAGGGGGCTTAATGCAAGGGGGATCTATCCTCCTGTAGATGTCCTTCCATCACTTTCTCGGTTAAAGGATAAAGGGATAGGAGATGGAAAGACAAGAGAGGACCACGCAGATTTAATGAACCAGTTATATTCAGCCTATGCAAGGGGCAAGAATGCAAAAGAGCTTGCCGTAGTCCTTGGTGAATCTGCATTGAGTGATATAGACCTACTTTTTGTTAAATTCGCCGATGCATTTGAGGATAGGTTTATCCGTCAGGGCGAAAATGAAAATCGTCCCATAGAGGAGAGCATGAGGATAGGATGGGAGTTGTTATCTATGCTGCCAAGGGGTGAACTCAAGAGGATCAGGGATAAGTATATAGAAAAATATATGCCCAAGGTGTAGAGATGTCAGCAAGGCTTGCAGTAAACCCCACAAGGATGGAATTATTAAGGTTGAGAAAAAGGCTTGTAGTTGCCATAAGGGGACATAAGCTCTTGAAGGATAAACTTGATGGCTTGATGAAGGAATTTATGGCTCTTGCGGTTCAATACAAAGAATATAGATTAAAGGTAGACGAGAAGCTACCCGAGATACTAAAATTTTTTGTTATATCAGATATAACATCCTCTCGTCAGATAACAGAAGAAGCCTTAGAAAGCACAAGACAGGATATACAGTTGAATTTGAATAAAACAAGGATCATGGGTGTTGTGGTTCCCAAATTAGAGTTTGAATTCAAAGAAATCAAGGGCATGTATTCTTATATACATACATCGCCGGAGCTTGATATGGCCATCATTTCCCTCAAAGAGTTTATGCCTGTCTTTATAAAGATGGCAGAACTTGAAGAGGCAATCCGTCTCATGAGTGCTGAAATAGAAAAGACAAGGCGTAGGGTGAATGCCCTGGAATATACCGTCATCCCCAGGATGCAGGAGACTATAAAATTTATAACCAGCAAACTCGATGAAATGGAAAGGTCAAATACAAGTAGGCTTATGAAGATTAAGGCAATGAGGCTTGCCCAAGAATCTTAGTGTCTGTCTTATCTTTTTAATTTGCTTATATTTTCACAATCTGATATAAAATTAATCTGTTTCGTTTATATGAAAATTGAGGATTTTGATTATTTTTTACCAGAGGGTTTTGTCGCCCAATACCCGGAAAAAGATAGAGCATCCTCCCGTCTCCTCGTTTATGACAGAGCGAGATGCGCTATTGAACATAGGATTTTTAGGGATATAAAAGACTATTTTCAAGATGGTGATGTCCTTGTATTAAATAAGAGCAAGGTTTTACCGGCAAGATTAAAGGCAAAGAAAACAACAGGTGGAAGCTTGGAACTCACCCTTGTGGAGAGGATAGAAAAAAATAGATGGACTTGTCTTTTAAAAGGCATAAGGGGTAATGCAGGGAAATATAATATTTATATAGGGGATACACAGGCACGATTGGAAAAAGATAGAGAAAGCCAATTTTGGTTTGTTGACTTTCTATGTGATGGTGACAGTATGGATATGATAAAAACACATGGAATGATGCCTCTTCCGCCGTATATAAAGAGAAAGAATAAAGACGAGACAGATTTTGAGATGTATCAGACTGTATATGCCGAAGAAATTGGCTCTATTGCTGCCCCTACAGCAGGGCTCCACTTCACTGAAGATTTGTTGGAGGGCTTAAAAGACAAAGGCGTCCATATAGTTAAGATTACACTCCATATAGGTATAGGGACATTTCTCCTTATAAAGACAGAGGATGTAGAAGGCCACACGATGCACAGGGAGTATTATACAGTCCATGAATCCATAAAGGATATAATAAAGGATGCAAAATTGGAGGGAAAAAGGGTTTTTGCATGTGGAACAAGCTCTGTAAGGACTATAGAGTCTGTTTTCTCTGGTAATGGCAATATCCCCCTGAATGGATACACAGATTTATTCATATATCCAGGATATAGATTTAAGATTGTAGATTGTTTTATTACTAATTTTCATCTACCCAGGTCTACACCTCTGATGCTTGTGGCAGCATTTATGGGAAGGGATGCCCTTTTAAGATGCTATAAGGAAGCCATAGATAAAGGATATAGGTTTTACAGTTATGGCGATGCTATGCTGGTTGTTTGAAAAAGTGCCATAAAAAAGATTATTGATCTATTTTTTGAGCATTTATAAAGATTTGATTTTATGAAGGTTATTGAGATAATAAAAATAGATAGAGATGCAAGGCTTGGTTTTTTAAAGACACCTCATGGTGATGTAGAGACCCCTGTTTTTATGCCGGTAGGGACTCAAGGAACTATAAAGGCAGCAACCCATAGGGATCTTGAAGAGATAGGCGTGGAGATGATGTTATCCAATGCCTATCATCTTTATCTAAGACCAGGTGATACACTTATTAAAGAGATGGGCGGGATACATAAATTTTCAGGATGGAATAGGCCGATACTTACAGATAGTGGTGGTTATCAGATCTTTAGCCTTGGAGTGTTAAGGAAATTGAGGCCCGATGGCGTTGAATTCCAGTCTCATATAGATGGCTCAAGACATTTTCTAACCCCAGAGAGGGTCATAGATATTCAGAGAAATATAGGCTCTGATATATGGATGTGTCTTGATGAGTGTGCCCCATATCCCTCCACATATGAATATACAGAAAAATCAGTTGAACTCACCACAAGATGGGCAGAAAGGTGTAAAAATGCAAAAAACGGTGATGGTATTTTATTCGGTATAATACAGGGCGGATTCTATAAAGACCTGAGGGTCAGGTCTGCAAAGGACATCATTGATATGGATTTTGATGGATATGCCATAGGAGGACTCAGTGTGGGTGAGCCTAAGAGCCTCATGTGGGAGATGGTAGATGAGATAATAGATATGCTTCCCCATGACAAGCCGAGATACCTTATGGGTCTCGGTTTCCCTGAGGATATTGTAGAAGGTGTTAAAAGGGGAATAGATATGTTTGATTGCATAATACCAACAAGGGTTGCACGGAATGGAGGACTTTTTACCTGGGAAGGAAAGATCAACATAAAGAATGCAAGATACCAAAAAGATACAAGACCCATTGATGAAAACTGCGGATGCTATACCTGTAGGACTTATTCGAGGGCATTCCTCAGGCATCTCATGGTATCTCATGAGCTTACAAGTTTTTATCTGAATACCTTGCATAATATTTATTTTTATAATGAATTGCTCAAAAGGATACGACATGTTATAAGAAATAATATGTTCGAAGGTTTTTATAATGAATTCAAATCAAAATGGGAAGGAGGTGAAGTTAGTGATTAATATAGCTTATGCCATGGGGAATCAGGCAGCATCAGGAGGACAGGCAGGGGGCTCACAGTGGATGGGGTTGTTACCCCTTGTGCTCCTTTTTGTTGTATTCTATTTTTTGTTGATAAGACCTCAACAGAAAAAGGCAAAACAACAGAAGCAGTTTCTTGAAAACCTGAAGAAAGGTGATGAAGTTGTGACTTCAGGGGGCATTTATGGTAAAATAACAGGCATTACCAATGATACTGTAACCCTTGAGATTGCAGAAAAAATAAGGGTTAAGGTATTAAAATCTGCAGTAGTAACGCTGGCACCGAAAGGAGAATGATGTGGGAAGATATGAAAATGTTATTATAATCAATCCTGATTTATCAAAGGAAGAGGAAGATGAACTCCTCAAGAGGATAAGGGCAAACATAGAAAAGGCTGGTGGCAACATCGTGAAGATGGATGATTGGTCAGTTCGGAAGCTTGCGTATTCCATCAAGAAGAAAGATAGGGGACATTATTTCTTTATTCTTCTTGATATGGAAGAAGGCAACCTTACGGTCCT harbors:
- the hflX gene encoding GTPase HflX, with product MIALEISRQVGILINRRGIIEYVVIGDRNRIEIPKLATERVGRARFRGLRFIHTHLNNELLTKEDLTDLALLQLDLIACLTDIKGSVPGSIHIAYLIPANKKQKAWDFIGPIDINSLNLDFIEFITELENEFVRERGRLHQLDDQKEKAVLICVVSPGSKKIPEDNLAELRDLCYSAGISVLDTVIQRPKELHPTYLIGKGKMEEVIMKCQQLGADLIVFDEGLTPGQINNISSITELNVIDRNQLILDIFAQRAKTNEAKIQVELAQLRYILPRLASINTAFSRITGRIGTRGPGETKLEVDKRRIREKITFLEGRLRDIEGIRDRKRERRKASGIPVVSIVGYTNSGKSTLLNLLTKSKVEVQDMAFSTLNPTTRTIKYPERKNIILTDTVGFIKNLPQVLLKAFIATLEELKDAHLLLHLVDISTPDFEEKIQAVDEILKLLNLYDKERLIVFNKIDNMNREFVKNIENRYNAISISCLKKEGIDRLVETIVERLKN
- the rlmN gene encoding 23S rRNA (adenine(2503)-C(2))-methyltransferase RlmN, giving the protein MLNLFGLTLKELEDAISGTGKERYRARQIYGWVYNKGIFDFSMMDNIPKNLRVLFKDMFSMDSLQLFECLESADGSIKFSFRTVDDKIVESVLIPEKKRLTLCISSQIGCRMACSFCVTGKIGFIRNLETHEIIGQVMGVKRYLSKSLKDNGISSERITNIVFMGMGEPMDNFDNVVKAIEIMKEPLGLDFSRRRITISTVGILGGLRSIKPGMAGIAISLNAASEQKRTEIMPINRLYPIKDILDFVRHYKSSPRERITFEYVLIKGFNDSLDDAKMLYELLKKIPCKINLIPFNESPYSSFKTPDKKTIDEFHSYLVNKCLTVIIRNSRGPDVNGACGQLGMAYLKEKQKDMSYA
- a CDS encoding V-type ATP synthase subunit I is translated as MAIESLKKITIITTRQAHRRLIKSINKLGVMEVMDVHGTLQDDVPFKPMKINTAEADNNLNKIDFILNMMNTFAPEKDSFVKSLTPVPIVTTEKEIDQVLQNYNLDKNYKYVVELDEIYRNSERIISEVEAELEELRPLSDIPVDLESIYSTKWITINIGYVPAKNLDLLNEKDEPWVWAVWEPLPNDNEKAVSGRDKGDAKIKMVFAYLKRDADEVKRGLDDIGFEEIQLPKRREKAIERIYELEADLEQYKKKIDDVSGKVRVLVQGEGPIEGRRPLLILKAYWTNIRNRQIAAMKGMEGKWVYIISGYIREKDIDRFNSTIKKEFPESVVTIDDPASDEDVPVSISVPYIMKPIQLLTEMFGLPPYRSFDPTPFMQINFYVFFGICFSDVCYGIMLAMLGAYLNSKTREYTGVNNLSRILLYGGISSIIFGAITGSWFGDLYKPEYLGDGNLLLRLQQRFVLIDPMGKTIIALIIALGLGVLNQFFGITLKMYGAYKKRDFIGIFSDGICWIITLTGLLLMAGKVFADIPSAILNTGIVLFILGALGLIFTQGRAIKSLPGRIAGGIVSLYGIVGSYGITAFIGDTLSYCRLLALGLTTSIVAMAFNLMAGMLKDIPYVGMVLFVIVLAIGHIFNFLISALGAFVHSMRLIFVEFFGRFYEGGARQFQPLGFDTNMCIIKKTE
- a CDS encoding V-type ATP synthase subunit K, with protein sequence MEEKEMLPEWIELGRGLCYGGAGLAFGLAGAGSAWGISIAVHQCAGVLREKPELFGRMLVMIALPGTQGFYGFIAAILIMTQTGLIGGSAIKITLGTGLAMFFVGLGCGIAQLISAIKQGEASAAGISLIARRPEAAGRAILFPAFVETYAVVGLLATVLFIIFLTQPLALKFLGQ
- a CDS encoding V-type ATP synthase subunit E family protein; protein product: MGLEQIREVVLKEAKRDAESMVETANKHAKALFNKKKQEIDEEFERLYRAKTDAIIEEFNRKLIQFKGAANKHILEKRNHLIDAIFEKARERILNLKEEEYGSLMASILEKIVQDTKGSIRVHKDDMEIFKKVLLKINEKRTEETSIVLDGTSLLSERGGFIFVADDYEVDQTLNLILKEIKKDMLPFIAKELFTTKV